CTGGAAATTAATAATATTGACTTCAATGGTCTGATTCCTTCGCTTCAGGCTAAACGGGCTGACTTTGTGATGGCGGGCATGACCCCGACGGAAGAGCGCAAACAAAACGTAGATTTCTCCCAGGTTTACTACGAAGCGAAAAATACCATTGTCACCCTCAAAGGCAGTGGACTCACAACCCCCGAAAGCCTAGCCGGAAAAACTGTTGGGGTACAGCTTGGCTCTACCCAAGAGCAGGCGGCCAAAGAAATTCAGGGCGCAAGTACAAAGTCGCTCAACCGAATCAATGAAATGATTCAAGAGTTGAAAGCGGGACGAGTCGATGCACTGATCGTAGAGGACACGGTGGCGGCTGGTTATGCCGCATCCAACCCCGAGCTGGAATTCCATGAAATTCCCAATACGGGCGAAGCAGGTTCCGCGATCGCCTTCCCCAAAGATTCGCCGCTGCGGGCAGAGTTCGAGCCTGTCCTACAAGAAATGCTCGATAATGGTGAGATCGATGCTCTCGTGATCAAATGGTTTGGCGACGAATCCCCTGCGGCCACTCAACCCGAAGCAGGCAGCTAGACACGGCATCACGAATCAACATTTAGGAGCGTACCTGAGATGACTAGGTACGCTCTGTTACTGATCTAGGGCTTCCTACCTGGGCGATCGCACTCCATGACTACCGATAGCAGAGAATACCAATTAGCTTCCCAACGGTCAACGCTTAACGGGCTGTTGTTGCCAGTGTGGTATCAATGACATCTTGCAGGCTTACTAGGGCGGTTCTTAACTCATCGCGAGTTCGAAAATCTTCCAGTCTACGTACAACTTGCCCACCATCGAACAATAGTAGGGTTGGCAAATTGGTTAATCGGTAGGTATTGGCTAGCTTTAGATTGTCATCAGCGTTAATATCCACGAGCTTGACCTGCCCCGGAAAATCCGCTTGTAATCGATTCAATAAGGGGCTCATCACACGACACAACCCACACCACGGTGCCCAAAAATTAACGAGTACAGGCGTTTGAGATTGCAGAACTTCTTGGGGAAAATTTGTCTCATCCACAGCTATCGCCATGATTTCTTAACCAGATTTTATTTAAATGCCTATGGGATCATTCTATAAGGAAATGGAGAGGTTTCAGAGCGCGTCTTCATCTCCTGACTTAGTCACAGCTCAGGCTGCTGTCCCGAGCTTGGAATGTGATAACCTAGAACGACTGACGAGTTAAAAATGATACATCGCTCTACCAATTCACGCTGTGGGTCAGGCGAATGAGGTGAGGGTGTGCCCACCATAGGAGTCCCACAAAAAGAGCGACTCCTGCATAGGCAGGTCGCAAAAATTCTGACAGTTTTAGGGATTGACGCCCCTGGGCGATCGCTAGAAACGGAGTAATAGATGTCCGCTCTCGCACTGCCGTAAATGCCTCACCATACCGGGCTTGGAGGCGACGATCGCCATGCCAAACGCCAAAGAGGTGATGCAGAATTAGCCCCAAAGAGGTCACTAAGGTAAAGGTCGTTCCCAACCAGAGCGTATGGGCAATACACCAAATCACCTGTCCCACCATTTGAGGATGGCGCGTCACGCGAATGATCCCCGTTTCGTATAAGTGCACCTGGGGTTTTTGAACCGCCGCAATTTCCAGCAGGTTAAACGTAGCGGGATAGAGAAAAATAAACGAAATAGCCGATAAAATCCAAACCGTTGCGCCAATGCCAGGAACCCCCTGCACATTCCACAGTCGCGCCCCGTCGTAACGATGGTTGAAAAAATAAATAATCAAACTGGTAGCGAGCGGCAAACTCACGAGGGCAAACAGCACCCGGTATAATCGCGCACCGATCACCTTTTCGCCAACGGGGCGCAATGCTGCCAACCCACTATGGGCGATCGCAAACCCTAGCAACAGTCCCAAAATCACAAAATGACTCGGCGTCAACCAATTAAACATCATGACAAACCATCCAATCCCTGCTGAACACGGCGATTACTGCCCATCACCAATTTAAAGCCCGCGTAATTGTGCGGG
This Synechococcales cyanobacterium T60_A2020_003 DNA region includes the following protein-coding sequences:
- a CDS encoding transporter substrate-binding domain-containing protein, translating into MKHMKFVAKSLLATLFTISLATACASPSTTGEGGKEKLVMATSADYPPYEYIDSTSGSQEIVGFDVDIAQAIANELGYELEINNIDFNGLIPSLQAKRADFVMAGMTPTEERKQNVDFSQVYYEAKNTIVTLKGSGLTTPESLAGKTVGVQLGSTQEQAAKEIQGASTKSLNRINEMIQELKAGRVDALIVEDTVAAGYAASNPELEFHEIPNTGEAGSAIAFPKDSPLRAEFEPVLQEMLDNGEIDALVIKWFGDESPAATQPEAGS
- a CDS encoding thioredoxin family protein; its protein translation is MAIAVDETNFPQEVLQSQTPVLVNFWAPWCGLCRVMSPLLNRLQADFPGQVKLVDINADDNLKLANTYRLTNLPTLLLFDGGQVVRRLEDFRTRDELRTALVSLQDVIDTTLATTAR